From Variovorax sp. J2L1-78, the proteins below share one genomic window:
- the flhC gene encoding flagellar transcriptional regulator FlhC, with the protein MSAKTVLGEVKEVKLAIELIALGARLQFLEAEVGLSRERLIKLYKELKGVSPPKGLLPFSTDWYMTWLANIHSSMFYNIYRFMLDQAKESKLQALIKSYRLYQEQSEYQGGEVVLDFTRAYTMVRFFDSDMLQLNSCSRCGGQFVAHAHDTKTGYVCVLCRPPSRAGKARPPKHVAAEAMVPVSHAHALDRSGFGLPLNSGGVH; encoded by the coding sequence ATGAGCGCAAAAACCGTTCTGGGCGAAGTCAAGGAAGTCAAGCTCGCCATTGAATTGATCGCTTTGGGCGCCCGTCTTCAATTTCTCGAGGCCGAAGTTGGATTGAGCCGTGAACGGCTGATCAAGCTCTATAAAGAATTGAAAGGCGTTTCTCCGCCAAAAGGACTTTTGCCTTTTTCGACCGATTGGTATATGACCTGGCTGGCGAATATTCATTCGTCGATGTTTTATAACATTTACAGGTTCATGCTGGATCAGGCAAAAGAATCGAAACTCCAGGCATTGATAAAGAGCTACAGGCTTTATCAAGAGCAAAGCGAATATCAAGGCGGGGAAGTGGTGCTCGATTTCACCCGCGCCTACACGATGGTCCGTTTTTTCGACAGCGACATGCTGCAATTGAATTCCTGCAGCCGTTGCGGCGGGCAATTCGTGGCGCATGCGCATGACACCAAGACCGGGTACGTGTGCGTGCTCTGCCGTCCGCCGTCGCGCGCCGGGAAGGCGCGTCCTCCCAAGCATGTCGCGGCGGAGGCGATGGTGCCGGTGTCCCATGCGCATGCGCTGGACCGCTCCGGTTTCGGTTTGCCTTTGAACAGCGGCGGCGTGCATTGA
- the motA gene encoding flagellar motor stator protein MotA, whose protein sequence is MLVLLGYLVVLGAVFGGYALMGGHFGVLFQPIEVLMICGSALGAFIAGNNGKTIKATARELPRLLRSSKHNRQLYMDLLALLYELLAKARKEGMMKLESDVEDPKGSEIFGRYPNILSNAELMEFICDYLRLAISGNTDPFEIEALMDHEIETIRHEAEVPSHSLSRVGDALPALGIVAAVLGVVHALASADLPPAEMGALIAHAMVGTFLGVLLAYGFVTPLATLIDQQVEENMKTYQCAKVTLLASMHGYTPQLAVEFGRKVLFSTERPSFTELDSHVRDVKTR, encoded by the coding sequence GTGCTCGTTCTTCTCGGTTATCTCGTTGTGCTCGGCGCCGTGTTCGGTGGGTATGCGCTCATGGGCGGCCACTTCGGTGTGCTGTTCCAGCCCATCGAAGTGTTGATGATCTGCGGCTCTGCCCTGGGCGCCTTCATTGCCGGCAACAACGGCAAGACGATCAAGGCCACGGCGCGTGAATTGCCCCGGCTTCTGCGCTCGTCCAAGCACAACCGTCAGCTCTACATGGACCTGCTGGCCCTCCTGTATGAATTGCTCGCCAAGGCACGCAAGGAAGGCATGATGAAACTGGAATCGGATGTGGAAGATCCGAAGGGCAGCGAGATCTTCGGGCGCTATCCCAACATCCTGTCGAACGCGGAGTTGATGGAGTTCATCTGCGACTACCTGCGCCTGGCCATCAGCGGCAATACCGACCCGTTCGAGATCGAGGCGCTCATGGACCACGAGATCGAGACGATCCGCCATGAGGCCGAAGTGCCTTCGCACAGCCTGTCGCGCGTGGGTGACGCATTGCCTGCCCTGGGCATCGTGGCGGCCGTGCTGGGCGTGGTGCATGCGCTGGCTTCGGCCGACCTGCCGCCCGCGGAAATGGGCGCCCTCATCGCGCACGCCATGGTGGGTACCTTCCTGGGCGTGTTGCTGGCCTACGGCTTCGTCACGCCGCTGGCGACGCTGATCGACCAGCAGGTCGAGGAGAACATGAAGACCTACCAGTGCGCCAAGGTCACGCTGCTGGCGAGCATGCATGGCTACACGCCACAGCTGGCCGTCGAATTCGGCCGCAAGGTGCTGTTCTCGACCGAGCGTCCGTCCTTCACCGAACTCGACTCGCATGTTCGCGACGTCAAGACGCGCTGA
- the motB gene encoding flagellar motor protein MotB: MSAAKESRIVVKKVINVAGGHHGGGWKIAYADFMTAMMAFFLVMWLLSIATPKQREGIAEHFKMPLKVALAGGERSSMSDSMIPGGGADPMRVQGEVNNAETPSEDEIDAQRLASMKERLDKMLESSPVFKQFRSQILIDITNEGLRLQIVDNERSPMFDLASAKVVPHMRAILREVGPMLNDLPNKITLTGHTDAFNYTNGDRAYGNWELSADRANASRRELMTGGLADGKVMRVIGVADTMHLDKADPRNPINRRISVILLNHRTQAQIERENAGSANSLDLKKAPPTAALASSLPANVKTVALQPASPTK; encoded by the coding sequence ATGAGCGCCGCCAAGGAAAGCCGCATCGTCGTCAAGAAGGTCATCAACGTGGCCGGGGGCCACCATGGCGGTGGCTGGAAGATCGCCTACGCCGACTTCATGACGGCCATGATGGCGTTCTTCCTGGTGATGTGGCTGCTGTCGATCGCGACCCCCAAGCAGCGCGAAGGCATCGCCGAGCATTTCAAGATGCCGTTGAAGGTCGCGCTGGCCGGTGGCGAGCGCAGCAGCATGAGCGACAGCATGATTCCCGGCGGTGGGGCCGACCCGATGCGCGTGCAGGGCGAGGTCAACAACGCCGAGACGCCGAGCGAGGACGAGATCGACGCGCAGCGGCTGGCCAGCATGAAGGAGCGCCTGGACAAGATGCTCGAGAGCAGCCCTGTCTTCAAGCAGTTTCGCTCGCAGATCCTGATCGACATCACGAACGAGGGTCTGCGTCTGCAGATCGTCGACAACGAACGCAGCCCGATGTTCGACCTGGCCAGCGCCAAGGTGGTGCCGCACATGCGCGCCATCCTGCGCGAGGTCGGCCCGATGCTGAACGACCTGCCGAACAAGATCACGCTGACAGGCCACACCGACGCCTTCAACTACACCAACGGCGACCGGGCCTACGGCAACTGGGAACTCTCGGCGGACCGCGCCAATGCCTCCCGCCGCGAACTCATGACCGGTGGCCTGGCCGATGGCAAGGTGATGCGCGTGATCGGCGTGGCCGACACGATGCACCTGGACAAGGCCGATCCGCGCAACCCGATCAATCGCCGCATCAGCGTCATCCTGCTCAATCACCGAACGCAGGCGCAGATCGAGCGCGAGAACGCCGGCAGCGCCAATTCGTTGGACCTGAAGAAGGCCCCGCCGACGGCAGCGCTGGCGTCCTCCCTTCCGGCGAACGTCAAGACCGTCGCATTGCAACCGGCCTCTCCAACGAAATAG
- the cheA gene encoding chemotaxis protein CheA, with amino-acid sequence MDLSQFTQAFFVEAIELLAQMEQLLLELDLEQPDNEQLNAIFRAAHSIKGGAATFGFSALTETTHLLETLLDRARHGQLRLSGPMIDAFLETKDALQDQLTAYQANREPEADRVAHICGVLQQLARESAEGGASAAAPAPAPAPVVAPAPAPAPAVAEAPIGGEGVLRVRFTGLSDGESELLAGELANLGTVLSQTRSGTELVVMLDTTCDADAISAVCCFVIDEAQIKIERTGGEEAAPAPVAAPAAVAAPAPASAPVAAAPAAAPSAAPAPAAAAAAGKESSSIRVDVEKVDQLINLVGELVITQSMLTQAATMLDPVAYERFLSGLGHLERNARDLQESVMSIRMMPMDYVFSRFPRVIRDVSAKLGKQIRLDTFGKETELDKGLIERIVDPLTHLVRNSLDHGIETPDVRTRNGKDATGQLLLSAQHHGGNIVIEVSDDGAGLNREKILAKALQQGMPVSEAMTDDEVWQLIFAPGFSTAEQITDISGRGVGMDVVKRNIQEMGGHVEIQSRGGRGTTTRIVLPLTLAILNGMSVKVGSEAYILPLSYVIESLQPLEEHLHSITADGHVIKVRGEYLPLIELHRVFDVAGAQTKPTQGILVIVQADDTRFALMVDELLGQHQVVVKNLETNYRKVPGISAATILGDGSVAFIIDVAAMPRIQRAQAVSLSALATASRTSVAAA; translated from the coding sequence ATGGACCTCAGTCAATTCACGCAAGCATTCTTCGTCGAAGCCATCGAACTCCTCGCGCAGATGGAGCAGTTGCTGCTCGAGCTGGATCTCGAACAGCCTGACAACGAACAACTCAACGCGATCTTCCGCGCCGCCCACTCGATCAAGGGAGGTGCGGCGACGTTCGGCTTCTCGGCGCTGACGGAAACGACCCACCTTCTCGAAACCCTCCTGGACCGGGCGCGACACGGGCAGTTGCGCCTGAGCGGTCCCATGATCGATGCCTTTCTGGAAACGAAGGACGCCTTGCAAGACCAACTCACCGCCTACCAGGCCAATCGGGAACCCGAGGCCGACCGCGTCGCGCACATCTGTGGCGTGCTTCAGCAACTCGCTCGCGAGAGCGCCGAAGGCGGTGCGTCCGCTGCGGCACCAGCGCCAGCACCTGCGCCCGTCGTGGCGCCTGCACCGGCACCCGCGCCGGCCGTCGCCGAGGCGCCGATCGGCGGCGAGGGCGTGCTGCGCGTTCGCTTCACCGGTTTGTCCGATGGTGAATCCGAACTGCTGGCCGGCGAGCTGGCCAATCTCGGCACGGTGCTGTCGCAGACGCGCAGCGGTACCGAGCTCGTGGTGATGCTCGACACCACCTGCGACGCCGATGCGATCAGCGCTGTCTGCTGCTTCGTGATCGACGAGGCGCAGATCAAGATCGAGCGCACCGGCGGCGAAGAGGCAGCGCCCGCGCCGGTGGCGGCTCCGGCGGCGGTTGCCGCCCCGGCGCCCGCGTCGGCACCCGTGGCTGCGGCACCCGCCGCGGCACCCTCGGCCGCACCGGCACCCGCCGCCGCGGCCGCGGCGGGCAAGGAGTCGAGTTCGATCCGAGTCGACGTGGAGAAGGTCGACCAGCTCATCAACCTGGTGGGCGAACTGGTGATCACGCAGTCGATGCTCACGCAGGCCGCGACCATGCTCGACCCGGTGGCCTACGAGCGCTTCCTGAGCGGCCTGGGCCACCTGGAGCGCAACGCACGCGACCTGCAGGAGTCGGTGATGTCCATCCGCATGATGCCGATGGACTACGTCTTCAGCCGCTTCCCGCGCGTGATCCGCGACGTGAGCGCCAAGCTGGGCAAGCAGATTCGCCTGGACACCTTCGGCAAGGAAACCGAGCTGGACAAGGGCCTGATCGAGCGCATCGTCGACCCGCTGACCCACCTCGTGCGCAACAGCCTGGACCACGGCATCGAGACGCCCGACGTGCGCACGCGCAACGGCAAGGATGCGACCGGCCAGCTGCTGCTGTCCGCGCAGCACCACGGCGGCAACATCGTGATCGAGGTGAGCGACGACGGTGCCGGCCTCAACCGCGAGAAGATCCTGGCCAAGGCCCTGCAGCAGGGCATGCCGGTGAGCGAGGCGATGACCGACGACGAGGTGTGGCAGCTGATCTTCGCGCCGGGTTTCTCGACCGCCGAGCAGATCACCGACATCTCCGGCCGCGGCGTGGGCATGGACGTGGTCAAGCGCAACATCCAGGAGATGGGCGGCCATGTGGAGATCCAGTCGCGCGGCGGCCGGGGCACCACCACCCGCATCGTGCTGCCGCTCACGCTGGCCATCCTGAACGGCATGTCCGTGAAGGTGGGCAGCGAGGCTTACATCCTGCCGCTGAGCTATGTCATCGAATCGCTGCAGCCGCTCGAGGAACACCTGCACTCGATCACGGCCGACGGCCATGTGATCAAGGTGCGCGGCGAGTACCTGCCGCTGATCGAGCTGCACCGCGTCTTCGACGTGGCCGGCGCGCAGACCAAGCCGACCCAGGGCATCCTGGTGATCGTGCAGGCCGACGACACGCGCTTCGCGCTGATGGTCGACGAGCTGCTGGGTCAGCACCAGGTCGTGGTGAAGAACCTCGAGACCAACTACCGCAAGGTGCCGGGCATCTCGGCGGCGACGATTCTGGGCGACGGCAGCGTGGCCTTCATCATCGACGTGGCCGCCATGCCTCGCATCCAGCGCGCACAGGCGGTGAGCCTGTCGGCGCTGGCGACCGCATCGCGCACGTCGGTGGCGGCGGCCTGA
- a CDS encoding EAL and HDOD domain-containing protein codes for MRFDFFRRSDSEHKAADQQPRVEVKAPVATPRVSDPGEAPGHIVHAMLLDSRKRTVGYRLGWRVTGVTAEQGGVAGFKSLLRAISQHLNGDGRAWALDEMELFVDATIESLFASELQELPAEHMVLCMSLQDMSDADARPMLLYLREQGFGFMLCGASEVPEDPELRRIVTHMDVGTVNPLVLARMSEGPDPLRVQWVATRIHDLGDLDAAANFHMKAFVDGGFPLLPVGQLVDALQPDAQLIVKLMRMIHRNEDTREIEATLKLDARLTYRLLRHINSPAIGGGVEIHSLRHAVSMLGYTPMFRWLTMLLASSHSTAGTPYMTKKAIIRGRFVELLGQGLLPPAEADNLFVVGMLSLIDQLLGVPMEEILGHVHLPTPVQDAILRRSGVYGAFLALAESCESDGALAAELSEELFLSQDQVNGAHLMALAWAQDVGAGADVA; via the coding sequence ATGCGATTCGATTTCTTCAGGCGTTCCGATTCCGAGCACAAGGCTGCCGACCAGCAGCCTCGCGTCGAGGTGAAGGCGCCCGTGGCGACGCCGCGGGTGAGCGATCCGGGCGAGGCGCCCGGGCACATCGTCCATGCGATGCTGCTCGACAGCCGCAAGCGGACGGTGGGTTATCGCCTGGGCTGGCGCGTCACCGGGGTGACGGCGGAGCAGGGCGGCGTGGCCGGCTTCAAGTCGCTGCTGCGTGCGATCTCGCAGCACCTCAACGGCGACGGCCGCGCCTGGGCCCTCGACGAGATGGAGCTGTTCGTCGACGCGACCATCGAGTCGCTCTTCGCGAGCGAACTCCAGGAACTGCCGGCGGAGCACATGGTGCTGTGCATGTCGCTGCAGGACATGTCGGATGCGGATGCGCGCCCGATGCTGCTGTACCTGCGCGAGCAGGGCTTCGGCTTCATGCTGTGCGGCGCGTCGGAGGTTCCGGAAGACCCGGAGCTGCGGCGCATCGTCACGCACATGGACGTGGGAACGGTCAACCCGCTGGTGCTGGCGCGGATGAGCGAAGGCCCGGACCCGCTGCGGGTGCAGTGGGTGGCGACGCGCATCCACGACCTCGGCGACCTCGACGCCGCCGCGAACTTCCACATGAAGGCCTTCGTCGACGGCGGCTTCCCGCTGCTGCCGGTGGGCCAGCTCGTCGATGCATTGCAGCCCGATGCGCAGCTGATCGTGAAGCTCATGCGCATGATCCATCGCAACGAGGACACGCGCGAGATCGAGGCGACGCTCAAGCTCGACGCACGCCTGACCTACCGGCTGCTGCGCCACATCAATTCGCCGGCCATCGGCGGCGGCGTGGAGATCCATTCGCTGCGGCACGCGGTGTCGATGCTCGGCTACACGCCCATGTTCCGCTGGCTGACGATGCTGCTGGCCAGCAGCCACAGCACGGCGGGCACGCCCTACATGACGAAGAAGGCGATCATCCGCGGCCGCTTCGTCGAGCTGCTCGGCCAGGGCCTGCTGCCGCCGGCCGAAGCCGACAACCTTTTCGTGGTGGGCATGCTGTCCTTGATCGATCAACTGCTCGGCGTGCCGATGGAGGAGATCCTCGGTCACGTGCATCTGCCCACGCCGGTGCAGGACGCGATCCTGCGGCGCAGCGGTGTGTACGGCGCCTTCCTGGCGCTGGCCGAGAGCTGCGAGTCGGACGGTGCGCTCGCCGCCGAGCTGTCGGAAGAACTTTTCCTGAGCCAGGACCAGGTGAACGGCGCCCATCTCATGGCGCTGGCCTGGGCCCAGGACGTGGGGGCCGGAGCGGACGTGGCCTAG
- a CDS encoding CheR family methyltransferase, giving the protein MSTEFTFTDSDFAKVRTLIHRRAGIALGDQKRQMVYSRLSRRLRELGIPEFATYLAMLEAGNDEGEWQAFINSLTTNLTSFFREAHHFPVLAEHVKKTREPVTIWCAAASTGEEPYSLAITLIEALGEQKAASARIIATDIDTAVLQKAAAGVFTLEQVERLSPERLRRFFNKGTGGNAGRVRIKPEVAQLVKFSRLNLLDASWAVKEPVDAIFCRNVMIYFDKPTQNKILERFLPLLKQGGLLFAGHSENASLVNQSFKSLGHTVYSVVRTKSAVPA; this is encoded by the coding sequence TTGAGCACCGAATTCACCTTCACCGACAGCGATTTCGCCAAGGTCCGCACGCTGATTCATCGCCGTGCGGGCATCGCCCTGGGCGACCAGAAACGCCAAATGGTCTACAGCCGTCTGTCGCGACGTCTGCGTGAGCTCGGCATTCCCGAATTCGCGACCTACCTGGCCATGCTGGAGGCCGGCAACGACGAGGGCGAGTGGCAGGCCTTCATCAATTCGCTCACGACCAACCTCACGTCCTTCTTTCGCGAAGCCCACCATTTTCCGGTGCTCGCGGAGCATGTGAAGAAGACGCGCGAGCCGGTGACGATCTGGTGCGCGGCCGCCTCCACCGGCGAGGAGCCGTATTCGCTCGCGATCACGCTGATCGAGGCGCTGGGTGAGCAGAAGGCCGCCTCGGCCCGCATCATCGCCACCGACATCGACACGGCCGTGCTGCAGAAGGCGGCGGCCGGCGTGTTCACGCTCGAGCAGGTCGAACGCCTGTCGCCCGAGCGGCTGCGCCGCTTCTTCAACAAGGGCACTGGCGGCAATGCCGGTCGCGTGCGCATCAAGCCCGAGGTGGCGCAACTGGTGAAGTTCTCGCGCCTGAACCTGCTGGACGCCTCGTGGGCGGTCAAGGAGCCGGTCGACGCGATCTTCTGCCGCAACGTGATGATCTATTTCGACAAGCCGACGCAGAACAAGATCCTCGAGCGCTTCCTGCCGCTGCTCAAACAGGGCGGGCTGCTGTTCGCCGGGCATTCGGAGAACGCGTCGTTGGTGAACCAGAGCTTCAAGTCGCTGGGCCATACCGTGTATTCGGTGGTGCGCACGAAGAGCGCGGTGCCAGCATGA
- the cheD gene encoding chemoreceptor glutamine deamidase CheD: protein MNPSASSALASHHYFDRDLNQMAVKLLPAEYYVTTTNTVLSTVLGSCVAACLHDVDTGIAGMNHFMLPEDSDRTARDARESMRYGTYAMDVLIAEMLRAGARRERLQAKVFGGGAVLANMTTLNIGDRNADFVLRYLAEQRIVVAAQDLRGPHARRVCFVPSTGKASVRKLRAQTDVQLVQREEGELLRQIVAPRVLGTEKTAATATLSGARNKGRL, encoded by the coding sequence ATGAACCCTTCGGCGTCGAGTGCGCTCGCCAGCCACCACTACTTCGACCGCGATCTGAACCAGATGGCGGTGAAGTTGTTGCCGGCGGAGTACTACGTCACGACCACCAACACCGTGCTGAGCACGGTGCTCGGCTCGTGCGTGGCGGCCTGCCTGCACGACGTCGACACCGGCATCGCCGGCATGAACCACTTCATGCTGCCCGAGGACAGCGACCGCACCGCTCGCGATGCGCGCGAGTCGATGCGCTACGGCACCTATGCGATGGACGTCCTGATCGCCGAGATGCTGCGCGCCGGCGCGCGCCGCGAGCGGCTGCAGGCCAAGGTCTTCGGCGGCGGCGCAGTGCTGGCGAACATGACGACGCTGAACATCGGCGACCGCAATGCCGACTTCGTGCTGCGCTATCTGGCCGAGCAACGCATCGTGGTTGCGGCGCAGGACCTGCGCGGCCCGCACGCGCGCCGTGTCTGTTTCGTGCCCTCCACGGGCAAGGCCAGCGTGCGCAAGCTGCGCGCACAGACGGACGTGCAACTGGTCCAGCGCGAGGAGGGCGAACTGCTGCGGCAGATCGTGGCGCCGCGCGTGCTGGGCACCGAGAAAACCGCAGCCACGGCCACGCTGTCCGGGGCCAGGAACAAAGGAAGACTGTGA
- a CDS encoding protein-glutamate methylesterase/protein-glutamine glutaminase, whose translation MTEIINSQPDMTVVGTAADPLVARDLIKVTHPDVLTLDVEMPRMDGLEFLEKLMRLRPMPVVMVSSLTERGSEIALRALELGAIDFVTKPRLGVRDGLLNYTELIAGKIRTAASARIIAARQPSAKAADVPQESLLRSPLLSTEKLIIIGASTGGTEAIREVLQPLPPDSPAVLIAQHMPGGFTKSFAQRLDSLCRIHVKEAEHGERVLPGYAYIAPGGFHLSLGRSGANYVAHLDQEPPVNRHRPSIDVLFDSAAKYAGKNAIGMLLTGMGKDGAEGLLRMRKAGAHTLAQDEASCVVFGMPREAIAIGAADEVAPLGEMCRRVLTHLRTFGERTNRV comes from the coding sequence ATGACCGAAATCATCAACAGCCAGCCCGACATGACGGTGGTCGGCACCGCGGCCGACCCGCTGGTGGCACGCGACCTCATCAAGGTCACCCACCCGGACGTGCTCACGCTCGACGTCGAGATGCCGCGCATGGACGGCCTGGAGTTCCTCGAGAAGCTGATGCGCCTGCGGCCGATGCCGGTCGTGATGGTGTCGTCGCTGACCGAACGCGGCTCGGAGATCGCGCTGCGCGCGCTCGAACTAGGCGCCATCGACTTCGTCACGAAGCCCCGCCTGGGGGTGCGTGACGGCTTGCTCAACTACACCGAACTGATCGCGGGCAAGATCCGGACAGCCGCCAGCGCGCGCATCATCGCCGCGCGCCAGCCCTCGGCCAAGGCGGCCGATGTGCCGCAAGAGTCGCTGCTGCGCAGCCCGCTGCTGAGTACCGAGAAGCTGATCATCATCGGTGCCTCCACCGGCGGCACCGAAGCCATCCGCGAAGTGCTGCAACCGCTACCGCCCGATTCGCCGGCGGTGCTCATCGCGCAGCACATGCCCGGCGGTTTCACCAAGTCCTTCGCGCAGCGGCTCGATTCGCTGTGCCGCATCCATGTGAAGGAGGCGGAGCACGGCGAGCGCGTGCTGCCCGGCTACGCCTACATCGCGCCCGGCGGCTTCCACCTGTCGCTCGGCCGCAGCGGCGCCAACTATGTGGCGCACCTGGACCAGGAACCGCCGGTGAACCGGCACCGCCCGTCGATCGATGTGCTGTTCGACTCGGCCGCCAAGTATGCCGGCAAGAACGCCATCGGAATGCTCTTGACGGGCATGGGCAAGGACGGTGCCGAGGGCCTGCTGCGCATGCGCAAGGCCGGTGCCCACACCCTGGCGCAGGACGAGGCGAGTTGCGTGGTGTTCGGCATGCCGCGCGAGGCGATCGCGATCGGCGCCGCCGACGAAGTGGCCCCCCTGGGAGAAATGTGCCGGCGTGTGCTGACCCATCTGCGCACCTTCGGCGAGCGGACCAACCGTGTTTGA
- the cheY gene encoding chemotaxis response regulator CheY: MIDKSIKILVVDDFPTMRRIVRNLLKELEFLNVDEAEDGAAGLEKLKGGGFGFVVSDWNMPNMDGLTMLQTIRADPALCKLPVLMVTAEAKKENIVAAAQAGANGYVVKPFTAATLEDKLTKIFEKLAKEAA; encoded by the coding sequence GTGATTGACAAGAGCATCAAGATCCTGGTCGTGGATGACTTCCCGACCATGCGGCGCATCGTGCGCAACCTGCTGAAAGAGCTGGAGTTCCTCAACGTCGACGAAGCCGAAGACGGCGCCGCCGGCCTCGAGAAGCTCAAGGGCGGTGGCTTCGGCTTCGTCGTGTCGGACTGGAACATGCCCAACATGGACGGCCTGACGATGCTGCAGACCATCCGCGCCGATCCCGCGCTGTGCAAGCTGCCGGTGCTGATGGTGACCGCCGAGGCCAAGAAGGAGAACATCGTCGCGGCGGCCCAGGCCGGCGCGAACGGCTACGTGGTGAAGCCCTTCACGGCGGCGACGCTGGAGGACAAGCTCACCAAGATCTTCGAGAAGCTCGCCAAAGAGGCCGCCTGA
- the cheZ gene encoding protein phosphatase CheZ — MSTEALATAEHQNTAEELLGRIGHLTRQLREGMRELGLDKQVEKAAQAIPDARDRLKYVVDMTERAAHRALNAVDAAQPLQEDLARSAKGLTSRWDAWFANPIELDQARGLVEDTRSYLGAVPEKASAINSQLMEILMAQDFQDLTGQVIKKMMEVVNEMETQLLQVLIDNVPADRRPAETTSLQNGPQVVAGNPDAVSDQSQVDDLLASLGF; from the coding sequence ATGTCAACCGAAGCGCTGGCAACAGCAGAACACCAAAACACAGCCGAAGAACTTCTCGGTCGCATCGGCCATCTCACGCGTCAACTGCGCGAAGGCATGCGCGAGCTCGGGCTCGACAAGCAGGTGGAAAAGGCCGCGCAGGCCATTCCCGATGCCCGGGACCGGCTCAAGTATGTCGTCGACATGACCGAGCGCGCCGCCCACCGGGCGCTCAACGCGGTCGATGCGGCGCAGCCCCTGCAGGAAGACCTGGCCCGCTCGGCCAAGGGGTTGACGTCGCGCTGGGACGCCTGGTTCGCCAACCCGATCGAGCTCGACCAGGCCCGTGGTCTGGTCGAGGACACGCGCAGCTACCTGGGCGCCGTGCCCGAGAAGGCCAGCGCGATCAACTCGCAGCTCATGGAGATCCTGATGGCCCAGGACTTCCAGGATCTGACCGGGCAGGTGATCAAGAAGATGATGGAAGTCGTCAACGAGATGGAGACGCAGCTGCTCCAGGTCCTGATCGACAACGTGCCCGCCGATCGGCGTCCGGCGGAGACAACGAGCCTGCAGAACGGTCCGCAGGTCGTGGCCGGCAACCCGGATGCGGTCAGCGACCAGTCGCAGGTCGACGACCTGCTGGCGAGCCTGGGTTTCTAG
- the flhB gene encoding flagellar biosynthesis protein FlhB → MSEESDLEKTEEASPRRLEKAREDGDVARSRELVTLVILGAGISGLWLTSSSLGTTFGGALQHGLQFDRKSAFDASHMLTQAGSMVLEGLLAIAPFFGMMMLAALVGPIILGGWLFSTKAIAPNFGKLNPLAGIGRMFSTQSLAELTKALAKSLLVGLVAWWVISGHVGDMVALMGEPAHRALPHAIRMIVVDCAVIAATLVIVAMIDVPYQLWSHAKKLRMSREDLRQEHKESEGDPHVKANIRRMQQQVAKRRMMAEVPKADIVVTNPTHFAVALKYRDGDMRAPRVVAKGSDLVAQRIRELAKEHNVAVLEAPPLTRALFKHTRLGDEIPAGLYTAVAEVLAWVYQLKRWKDEGGDAPRTPTDLPVPSELQYNVSAA, encoded by the coding sequence ATGTCTGAGGAAAGCGATCTCGAGAAGACGGAAGAAGCCTCCCCGCGGCGCCTGGAGAAGGCGCGTGAGGACGGCGATGTCGCCCGCTCCCGCGAGCTCGTGACCCTGGTGATCCTGGGGGCGGGCATCTCCGGGCTCTGGCTCACGTCGAGCTCGCTCGGCACCACCTTCGGCGGTGCACTGCAGCACGGCCTGCAATTTGACCGCAAGTCGGCCTTCGATGCCTCCCACATGCTGACCCAGGCCGGGTCGATGGTGCTGGAGGGGCTCCTGGCCATCGCGCCGTTCTTCGGGATGATGATGCTGGCCGCGCTGGTCGGCCCGATCATCCTGGGCGGCTGGCTCTTCTCGACGAAGGCCATCGCGCCCAATTTCGGCAAGCTCAACCCCCTGGCCGGCATCGGCCGCATGTTCTCGACCCAGTCGCTGGCTGAGCTGACCAAGGCGTTGGCGAAGTCGCTGCTGGTCGGCCTGGTGGCCTGGTGGGTCATCTCAGGCCACGTCGGCGACATGGTGGCGCTGATGGGCGAGCCGGCGCATCGCGCGCTGCCACACGCCATCCGCATGATCGTGGTCGACTGCGCCGTGATCGCCGCCACGCTGGTCATCGTGGCGATGATCGACGTGCCCTACCAGCTCTGGAGTCACGCCAAGAAGCTGCGCATGTCGCGCGAGGACCTGCGCCAGGAGCACAAGGAAAGCGAAGGCGACCCGCATGTGAAGGCGAACATCCGCCGCATGCAGCAGCAGGTCGCCAAGCGCCGGATGATGGCCGAGGTGCCCAAGGCCGACATCGTGGTGACCAACCCGACGCACTTCGCGGTGGCGCTGAAGTACCGCGATGGCGACATGCGTGCGCCGCGTGTCGTGGCCAAGGGCAGTGACCTGGTGGCCCAGCGCATCCGCGAGCTGGCCAAGGAACACAACGTGGCCGTGCTCGAGGCGCCGCCACTGACCCGGGCGCTCTTCAAGCACACCCGCCTGGGCGACGAGATTCCCGCGGGCCTGTACACGGCGGTTGCCGAAGTGCTGGCCTGGGTCTACCAGCTCAAGCGCTGGAAGGACGAGGGCGGTGATGCGCCGCGCACGCCGACCGACCTGCCTGTTCCCTCCGAGCTTCAATACAACGTGAGCGCCGCATGA